The DNA sequence GTCATGCGCCGCTCTCCTCTTCGGCGTCGGCGGCCTGCGGTCCTGCTGCGCGCCCTTCCATCAGCAGCTGCGCCAGCTCCAGCCGACCGCGATGAATCCTCGACTTGACCGTTCCGACCGCCACCTTGAGGGTCTCCGCAATCTCGGAGTACGACAATCCTTGAAGATCCCTGAGTATCACCGAAGTCCTCAGCTCCTCGG is a window from the Candidatus Polarisedimenticolia bacterium genome containing:
- a CDS encoding sigma factor-like helix-turn-helix DNA-binding protein; protein product: EELRTSVILRDLQGLSYSEIAETLKVAVGTVKSRIHRGRLELAQLLMEGRAAGPQAADAEEESGA